The proteins below come from a single Pristiophorus japonicus isolate sPriJap1 chromosome 18, sPriJap1.hap1, whole genome shotgun sequence genomic window:
- the svbp gene encoding small vasohibin-binding protein, translating to MEPSCRKEKPKPKEPAYRGDKAKQKSALQELKQRQRAEIYALNKVMTELEQQQFEAFCKQMQSQSE from the exons ATGGAACCATCCTGTCGTAAGGAGAAGCCGAAGCCAAAGGAGCCGGCCTACCGAGGGGACAAAGCCAAACAGAAATCTGCTTTACAAGAACTCAAACAGAGGCAGCGAGCTGAG ATCTACGCTTTGAACAAAGTGATGACGGAGCTGGAACAACAACAGTTTGAGGCTTTCTGCAAGCAGATGCAGTCGCAGAGCGAATGA